One window of Microbacterium sp. 1S1 genomic DNA carries:
- a CDS encoding PTS sugar transporter subunit IIB has protein sequence MRILVVCGAGASSTFVAQRLRTAAAASGLDWAADAGVESTVALGGHDLVLVGPHLRDRLDAIRGLTGAPVAVLPDDVFTDREGGRTLLLAQSILAAAGEAPKGTP, from the coding sequence ATGAGGATTCTCGTGGTCTGCGGCGCCGGTGCGTCGAGCACGTTCGTCGCCCAGCGCCTGCGTACCGCCGCGGCGGCGTCCGGCCTCGACTGGGCTGCGGATGCCGGGGTCGAGAGCACCGTCGCCCTCGGGGGGCACGACCTCGTCCTCGTCGGGCCGCATCTGCGCGACCGGCTCGACGCCATCCGCGGCCTGACCGGTGCGCCGGTCGCCGTTCTGCCCGACGACGTCTTCACCGACCGCGAGGGCGGTCGCACCCTCCTGCTCGCCCAGTCGATCCTCGCCGCGGCCGGCGAGGCCCCGAAAGGAACACCATGA
- a CDS encoding HPr family phosphocarrier protein translates to MTATRTVRIGSSHGLHARPAKIFAQAAKDSGLAVTIAKDSGKPVNAASILGVIALAIEHGDYVTLTADGDGAEGVLDTLTELLTTDHDQDAAG, encoded by the coding sequence ATGACCGCCACCCGCACCGTCCGCATCGGCTCCTCGCACGGCCTGCACGCTCGCCCCGCGAAGATCTTCGCGCAGGCCGCGAAGGACTCCGGTCTCGCCGTCACGATCGCGAAGGACTCCGGCAAGCCCGTCAACGCGGCGAGCATCCTCGGAGTCATCGCGCTGGCGATCGAGCACGGCGACTACGTGACTCTCACGGCCGACGGCGACGGTGCCGAGGGCGTCCTGGACACGCTCACGGAGCTGTTGACGACGGACCACGACCAGGACGCGGCCGGATGA
- a CDS encoding PTS mannitol transporter subunit IICB: MTTTSPAATRPGGLRVGVQRFGTFLSGMIMPNIAAFIAWGFITMLFIPDGFFGARSPFGWHWAGVAEIIGGGGDSAVIGWQGAMTAVAEGDGGNILAYVGLVGPMVTYLLPLLIANTAGRLVYGERGGVVATIATVGVIVGTNIPMFLGAMIMGPIAAWLTKQMDRLWDGKIRPGFEMLVNNFSAGILGMILAIVGFFAFGPVILGVSTALGAAVDWLVTLNLLPLVSIIVEPAKVLFLNNAINHGVFTPLGIEQATETGKSILFLIEANPGPGIGLLLAFSFFGVGAAKASAPGAAIIQFFGGIHEIYFPYALSKPATILALIAGGATGVTTNMVLGGGLAFPAAPGSIIAVTAAAIGPGVANLLVVYLSVILAATVTFLLTAVILRSSRKRDLEAESDSFGAAIAQTEANKGKSSAAMDALRSSTGTAAAPTETATTVVDRPISTIVFACDAGMGSSAMGASVLRNKIKKAGIEGVTVTNAAIANLDGTADVVVTQQQLTDRATAKSPNSVHVSVDNFMNSPKYDEVVEMVKEQRKDEE; encoded by the coding sequence ATGACGACGACGTCACCCGCCGCCACCAGACCCGGTGGCCTCCGCGTGGGCGTGCAGCGCTTCGGCACGTTCCTCTCCGGCATGATCATGCCGAACATCGCGGCCTTCATCGCCTGGGGCTTCATCACGATGCTCTTCATCCCCGACGGCTTCTTCGGCGCGAGGAGTCCGTTCGGATGGCACTGGGCCGGCGTCGCCGAGATCATCGGCGGCGGCGGCGACTCGGCCGTCATCGGCTGGCAGGGCGCCATGACCGCCGTGGCCGAGGGCGACGGCGGGAACATCCTCGCCTACGTCGGCCTCGTCGGCCCGATGGTGACCTATCTCCTCCCCCTGCTCATCGCCAACACCGCCGGCCGGCTGGTCTACGGCGAGCGTGGCGGTGTGGTGGCCACGATCGCCACCGTCGGCGTGATCGTCGGCACGAACATCCCGATGTTCCTCGGAGCCATGATCATGGGTCCGATCGCCGCCTGGCTCACGAAGCAGATGGACCGTCTGTGGGACGGCAAGATCCGTCCGGGCTTCGAGATGCTCGTGAACAACTTCTCGGCGGGAATTCTCGGGATGATCCTCGCGATCGTCGGCTTCTTCGCCTTCGGACCCGTCATCCTCGGCGTCAGCACCGCCCTGGGTGCCGCGGTCGACTGGCTCGTCACCCTGAACCTCCTGCCGCTGGTGTCGATCATCGTCGAGCCGGCGAAGGTGCTGTTCCTCAACAACGCCATCAACCACGGTGTCTTCACGCCCCTCGGCATCGAGCAGGCCACTGAGACCGGCAAGTCGATCCTGTTCCTCATCGAGGCGAACCCCGGACCCGGAATCGGTCTGCTGCTGGCGTTCAGCTTCTTCGGCGTCGGGGCGGCCAAGGCCTCGGCGCCGGGAGCGGCGATCATCCAGTTCTTCGGCGGCATCCACGAGATCTACTTCCCCTACGCACTGAGCAAGCCGGCCACGATCCTCGCGCTCATCGCGGGGGGCGCGACCGGCGTCACGACGAACATGGTCCTCGGCGGTGGCCTGGCCTTCCCGGCGGCCCCCGGCAGCATCATCGCCGTGACCGCCGCGGCCATCGGCCCCGGCGTCGCGAACCTCCTGGTCGTGTACCTGTCGGTCATCCTGGCCGCCACCGTCACGTTCCTGCTCACGGCCGTGATCCTGCGCTCCTCCCGCAAGCGGGACCTCGAGGCCGAGAGCGACAGCTTCGGGGCGGCGATCGCGCAGACCGAGGCCAACAAGGGCAAGTCCTCCGCCGCGATGGACGCGCTCCGCTCCTCCACCGGCACGGCAGCCGCCCCGACCGAGACGGCCACCACCGTCGTCGACCGACCGATCTCGACGATCGTGTTCGCCTGCGACGCCGGCATGGGCTCGTCGGCCATGGGCGCGAGCGTCCTGCGCAACAAGATCAAGAAGGCCGGCATCGAGGGCGTCACCGTCACGAACGCCGCGATCGCCAACCTCGACGGTACCGCCGACGTGGTCGTCACGCAGCAGCAGCTCACCGACCGGGCCACGGCGAAGTCGCCGAACTCGGTGCACGTCTCGGTGGACAACTTCATGAACTCGCCGAAGTACGACGAGGTCGTCGAGATGGTCAAGGAACAGCGAAAGGACGAAGAATGA
- a CDS encoding PTS sugar transporter subunit IIA, with translation MSVLTAEQVRIHPGGATRDDALQEATDILVAAGAVTPAYVDAMRQREETVSTYMGNGLAIPHGTNDAKDAILASALSVVRYDGGVDWDGERATFVIGIAGVGDEHLDILSRIAILFSEEDDVARLAAATTPDELFALLSEVNEG, from the coding sequence ATGAGCGTTCTCACTGCCGAGCAGGTCCGCATCCACCCCGGAGGGGCGACGCGGGACGACGCACTCCAGGAGGCGACGGACATCCTCGTCGCCGCCGGCGCGGTGACCCCGGCATACGTCGACGCGATGCGTCAGCGCGAGGAGACCGTGTCGACGTACATGGGCAACGGGCTGGCCATCCCCCACGGCACGAACGACGCGAAGGACGCCATCCTGGCGTCCGCCCTGTCCGTTGTCCGCTACGACGGCGGCGTCGACTGGGACGGCGAGCGGGCGACCTTCGTGATCGGCATCGCGGGCGTCGGCGACGAGCACCTGGACATCCTGTCCAGGATCGCGATCCTGTTCTCCGAGGAGGACGACGTCGCCCGGCTGGCGGCGGCGACCACGCCGGACGAGCTTTTCGCCCTGCTCTCGGAGGTGAACGAGGGATGA
- a CDS encoding mannitol-1-phosphate 5-dehydrogenase, with amino-acid sequence MKAVHFGAGNIGRGFVGLLLHEGGYEVVFSDVADALVEAIERADSYAVHEAGPGGTDHVVTGFRAVNSRTDPAAVAEEVATADVVTTAVGPTVLRFVAPSIVAGLALRSPTAPALQVMACENAIGATDQLRQEIVAAAGADADTLLSRAVFANTAVDRIVPAQPEGSGIDVTVEPYFEWAIEARPFGSAPPHIPGAHFVDDLAPYIERKLFTVNTGHAATAYFGARNGVERISDALADEAIAAQVSAALEETSAVLVAEHGLDPVDLAEYRATILERFRNPALVDTVQRVGRQPLRKISRHERFIGPAAMAAEHGLSTTALVAAVAAALEFDDAADEQSIELQTLLRAEDAAAFTTRTTGLDPEHPLFPAIRDAVTLRQAALSG; translated from the coding sequence ATGAAGGCGGTCCACTTCGGGGCGGGCAACATCGGGCGCGGCTTCGTCGGCCTGCTCCTGCACGAGGGCGGATACGAGGTCGTCTTCTCCGACGTCGCCGATGCTCTGGTGGAGGCGATCGAGCGGGCGGACTCGTACGCCGTGCACGAAGCCGGCCCCGGAGGGACCGACCACGTCGTCACCGGGTTCCGTGCGGTGAACAGCCGCACGGACCCGGCCGCGGTGGCGGAGGAGGTGGCGACGGCCGACGTCGTCACGACGGCCGTCGGCCCGACCGTGCTGCGGTTCGTCGCCCCGTCCATCGTCGCCGGCCTCGCGCTGCGCTCCCCGACGGCCCCGGCGCTGCAGGTCATGGCGTGCGAGAACGCCATCGGGGCGACCGACCAGCTCCGCCAGGAGATCGTCGCCGCGGCCGGTGCGGACGCCGACACCCTGCTGTCTCGTGCGGTGTTCGCGAACACCGCCGTGGACCGGATCGTCCCGGCGCAGCCCGAGGGCAGCGGCATCGACGTCACGGTGGAGCCGTACTTCGAGTGGGCGATCGAGGCCCGACCCTTCGGCAGCGCCCCGCCGCACATCCCCGGTGCCCACTTCGTGGACGACCTCGCGCCGTACATCGAGCGCAAGCTCTTCACGGTGAACACGGGTCACGCCGCGACCGCGTACTTCGGCGCCCGCAACGGCGTCGAGCGTATCTCCGACGCGCTCGCCGACGAGGCCATAGCCGCACAGGTCTCCGCCGCTCTGGAGGAGACGTCCGCGGTGCTGGTCGCCGAACACGGGCTCGACCCCGTGGACCTCGCAGAGTACCGCGCGACCATCCTGGAACGATTCCGCAACCCCGCGCTGGTCGACACCGTGCAGCGCGTCGGTCGTCAGCCTCTGCGGAAGATCTCCCGCCACGAGCGCTTCATCGGCCCGGCCGCGATGGCCGCAGAGCACGGACTGTCGACGACAGCGCTGGTGGCGGCCGTCGCCGCAGCACTCGAGTTCGATGACGCCGCGGACGAGCAGTCGATCGAGCTGCAGACCCTGCTGCGCGCCGAGGACGCTGCCGCCTTCACGACCCGCACGACCGGCCTCGATCCCGAGCACCCGCTCTTCCCGGCCATCCGCGACGCGGTGACCCTCCGTCAAGCGGCGCTGTCCGGCTGA
- a CDS encoding alpha/beta hydrolase, protein MQKKSRRIVKRVLWAVAIVVLLAVGGILAWSQIGVMAAEPEPLAAVRDNPEITVTDADEGIVLEPADGGSDRGLVFIPGAKVDPWAYASILQGLAEEGTTVVITRPWLNLAFFDPRGLAAFTSAAPDVDVWAVGGHSLGGVRACQLAPDGEALVLFASYCATDLSGSGLPVLSVSGSEDGLSTPEKIADARRELPADAEFVEIDGAAHASFGDYGPQAGDGTPTIDDDEMHAEITDVVGSFLQQVAP, encoded by the coding sequence GTGCAGAAGAAGTCCCGCCGCATCGTGAAGAGAGTCCTGTGGGCGGTGGCGATCGTCGTCCTCCTCGCCGTCGGCGGGATCCTCGCCTGGAGCCAGATCGGCGTCATGGCCGCGGAACCCGAGCCACTCGCCGCCGTCCGCGACAACCCCGAGATCACGGTGACCGACGCCGACGAAGGCATCGTCCTCGAGCCTGCGGACGGCGGCTCCGACCGGGGGCTCGTGTTCATCCCCGGTGCGAAGGTCGACCCCTGGGCGTACGCATCGATCCTGCAGGGACTCGCGGAGGAGGGCACCACGGTCGTCATCACGCGGCCCTGGCTCAACCTCGCGTTCTTCGACCCGCGCGGCCTCGCAGCCTTCACGAGCGCCGCACCCGACGTCGACGTCTGGGCCGTGGGCGGCCATTCCCTCGGCGGTGTGCGCGCCTGCCAGCTCGCCCCGGATGGCGAAGCCCTGGTGCTCTTCGCCTCCTACTGCGCGACGGACCTCTCCGGTTCCGGTCTCCCGGTGCTCAGCGTGTCCGGCAGCGAGGATGGCCTCTCCACACCCGAGAAGATCGCCGACGCCCGCCGCGAACTCCCCGCGGACGCCGAGTTCGTCGAGATCGACGGCGCGGCGCACGCCTCGTTCGGCGACTACGGACCGCAAGCCGGCGACGGCACCCCGACGATCGACGACGACGAGATGCACGCCGAGATCACCGACGTCGTGGGGAGTTTCCTGCAGCAGGTCGCGCCCTAG
- a CDS encoding carbohydrate kinase family protein, which produces MPASVFLAGPASWNRMVLLDRLPEPVPHMQFAQASWESVGGTSAGKALSLTGLGRSVVLHAITGEDDDGRRIRAALRAAGVAARWTDGVTERHLNLMTAGGARVSLYLSTPAETTGTDDAMHAAKMAAADAVVLDLAAEPRRLLPLAAASGTPLWVDVHDYDGVDAYHRPFLAGAGAVFCNADRLGAPVEFLRAAVADGAEFAVCTLGAEGAVAVTADGAELRVPAVPTTVVDTNGAGDAFLAGVLDARLRGTDLVTALTAGARAAAGILGTRHLHPLLDPVLGTPTAG; this is translated from the coding sequence ATGCCCGCCTCCGTCTTCCTCGCCGGTCCCGCGTCATGGAACCGTATGGTCCTGCTCGACCGGCTGCCCGAGCCGGTTCCCCATATGCAGTTCGCGCAGGCGAGCTGGGAGTCGGTGGGCGGGACCAGCGCGGGGAAGGCACTGAGCCTGACCGGGCTGGGCCGGTCCGTCGTCCTGCACGCGATCACGGGGGAGGACGACGACGGCCGGCGCATCCGCGCGGCGCTGCGGGCGGCCGGTGTGGCTGCCCGGTGGACGGACGGGGTCACCGAGCGTCACCTCAACCTGATGACGGCAGGCGGCGCGCGGGTGTCGTTGTATCTCTCCACGCCCGCGGAGACGACGGGGACGGACGACGCCATGCACGCGGCGAAGATGGCGGCTGCCGACGCGGTCGTGCTCGACCTGGCCGCCGAGCCGCGGCGGCTGCTGCCGCTCGCGGCGGCGAGCGGGACGCCGTTGTGGGTCGACGTGCACGACTATGACGGTGTGGACGCGTACCACCGGCCGTTCCTGGCCGGGGCGGGGGCGGTCTTCTGCAACGCGGATCGACTGGGCGCTCCGGTGGAGTTCCTCCGGGCGGCCGTCGCGGACGGCGCGGAGTTCGCCGTCTGTACCCTCGGCGCGGAGGGGGCGGTCGCCGTGACCGCCGACGGCGCCGAGCTGCGCGTTCCCGCGGTGCCGACCACCGTCGTCGACACGAACGGCGCGGGCGACGCATTCCTCGCCGGAGTCCTCGACGCGCGGCTCCGCGGCACGGACCTCGTGACAGCGCTCACGGCGGGCGCACGGGCGGCTGCGGGTATTCTGGGCACCCGGCACCTGCATCCGTTGCTCGATCCGGTGCTCGGGACTCCGACGGCGGGCTAG
- a CDS encoding adenosine deaminase: MSIDANGDVAIQGASLRSLPKVSLHDHLDGAVRPATIIELADAIGLELPASDPAALGSWFSKKSDSGSLVEYLKTFELTTAVMQTREGLTRVAREFVQDLAADGVIYGEVRWAPEQHQGGGLSLEDAVEAVQQGIEEGEDAADRGGHSIRVGQLLTAMRHTARAREIAELAVDYRGRGAVGFDIAGPEDGFPPSDHRAAFDYLAENFFPVTVHAGEAAGLDSIRSALLDGRALRLGHGVRIAEDLEVVTQEGDEVQVRFGDLARWVRDREIPLELSPSSNLQTGAVAAWGQTLADHPFDLLYQLGFAVTVNVDNRTMSSTSLTRELALLVQTFEYDLDDLEAFQFNAAAAAFLPVEEREELVEMIAEGFDA, encoded by the coding sequence ATGTCGATCGATGCGAACGGCGACGTCGCCATCCAGGGGGCCTCCCTGCGGAGCCTGCCGAAGGTGTCACTGCACGACCACCTGGACGGCGCAGTGCGCCCGGCCACGATCATCGAGCTCGCCGACGCGATCGGTCTCGAACTCCCGGCCTCCGACCCGGCGGCGCTCGGCTCCTGGTTCTCGAAGAAGAGCGACTCGGGGTCGCTGGTCGAGTACCTGAAGACCTTCGAGCTCACGACCGCGGTCATGCAGACGCGTGAGGGGCTGACCCGCGTCGCGCGCGAATTCGTCCAGGATCTCGCCGCCGACGGAGTCATCTACGGCGAGGTGCGCTGGGCACCGGAACAGCACCAGGGCGGCGGGCTCTCGCTGGAGGACGCCGTCGAGGCCGTGCAGCAGGGGATCGAGGAGGGCGAGGACGCCGCGGACCGGGGCGGGCACAGCATCCGTGTCGGTCAGCTCCTCACCGCGATGCGGCACACCGCCCGCGCTCGGGAGATCGCCGAACTCGCCGTGGACTACCGCGGGCGGGGCGCCGTGGGCTTCGACATCGCCGGGCCCGAGGACGGCTTCCCACCGTCGGACCACCGCGCCGCCTTCGACTACCTCGCCGAGAACTTCTTCCCGGTGACGGTGCATGCGGGGGAGGCGGCGGGACTGGACTCGATCCGCTCGGCGCTGCTCGACGGGCGTGCGCTCCGGCTCGGACACGGCGTGCGGATCGCGGAGGACCTCGAGGTCGTCACGCAGGAGGGCGACGAGGTGCAGGTGCGCTTCGGCGACCTGGCCCGCTGGGTGCGGGACCGCGAGATCCCGCTCGAGCTGTCGCCGTCCTCGAACCTGCAGACCGGCGCGGTCGCCGCGTGGGGGCAGACGCTCGCCGATCACCCGTTCGACCTGCTCTACCAGCTCGGCTTCGCCGTGACGGTCAACGTGGACAACCGCACCATGAGCTCCACGTCGCTCACCCGGGAGCTGGCCCTGCTCGTGCAGACGTTCGAGTACGACCTCGACGACCTCGAGGCCTTCCAGTTCAACGCCGCGGCTGCGGCCTTCCTCCCCGTCGAGGAGCGCGAGGAGCTGGTGGAGATGATCGCCGAGGGCTTCGACGCCTGA
- a CDS encoding thymidine phosphorylase: MTVEPFDAVDVIRAKRDGGVVPEPALRWMVDAYTRGYVSDAQMASFAMAIFQRGMERDEIRVLTDAMIASGERMSFATLGKKTVDKHSTGGVGDKITLPLAPLVASFGVAVPQLSGRGLGHTGGTLDKLESIPGWRAALSNEEMFAQMQGDVGAVICAAGSGLAPADKKLYALRDVTGTVEAIPLIASSIMSKKIAEGTDALVLDVKFGSGAFMQDIDRARELARTMVALGTDSGVATTALLTDMNVPLGRAIGNANEVRESVEILAGGGPADVRELTVALAREMLSLAGQPDADVEAALDDGRAMDTWKAMIRAQDGDPDAALPVAQETHVVTAPVDGVVTRMDALPFGIAAWRLGAGRARAEDPVIFEAGIDLHAKPGDRVSAGQPLFTLSAADEARFPRAVEALEGAWEIGDEAPVGGPIVRERITA, translated from the coding sequence ATGACCGTGGAGCCGTTCGACGCGGTCGATGTGATCCGAGCCAAGCGCGACGGGGGCGTCGTGCCCGAGCCGGCCCTGCGCTGGATGGTGGACGCCTATACGCGCGGCTACGTGTCTGACGCGCAGATGGCCTCCTTCGCGATGGCGATCTTCCAGCGCGGCATGGAGCGCGACGAGATCCGCGTCCTCACCGACGCGATGATCGCGTCGGGGGAGCGGATGAGCTTCGCGACCCTCGGCAAGAAGACCGTGGACAAGCACTCCACGGGCGGCGTCGGCGACAAGATCACCCTGCCGCTCGCGCCTCTGGTGGCCTCGTTCGGCGTGGCGGTACCGCAGCTCAGCGGCCGCGGCCTCGGCCACACCGGCGGCACGCTCGACAAGCTGGAGTCCATCCCCGGCTGGCGCGCGGCGCTCAGCAACGAGGAGATGTTCGCGCAGATGCAGGGCGACGTCGGGGCCGTGATCTGCGCCGCGGGGTCGGGCCTCGCCCCCGCCGACAAGAAGCTCTATGCGCTCCGCGACGTGACGGGCACCGTCGAGGCCATCCCGCTGATCGCCTCCAGCATCATGTCGAAGAAGATCGCCGAGGGGACCGACGCTCTCGTCCTCGACGTGAAGTTCGGCTCCGGCGCCTTCATGCAGGACATCGACCGCGCCCGCGAGCTCGCCCGCACGATGGTCGCGCTCGGCACGGACTCGGGCGTCGCCACCACGGCCCTGCTGACGGATATGAACGTCCCCCTGGGGCGCGCGATCGGCAACGCCAACGAGGTCCGCGAGTCGGTCGAGATCCTCGCCGGCGGCGGACCCGCCGACGTGCGGGAGCTGACCGTCGCGCTCGCCAGGGAGATGCTCTCCCTGGCCGGCCAGCCCGACGCGGACGTGGAGGCGGCGCTGGACGACGGACGCGCCATGGACACCTGGAAGGCGATGATCCGGGCTCAGGACGGCGACCCCGACGCGGCGCTCCCCGTCGCGCAGGAGACCCACGTCGTGACCGCGCCCGTCGACGGTGTCGTGACACGGATGGACGCGCTCCCCTTCGGCATCGCCGCGTGGCGTCTGGGCGCCGGACGCGCTCGGGCCGAAGACCCGGTGATCTTCGAGGCGGGGATCGACCTGCACGCGAAGCCGGGCGACCGCGTGTCGGCGGGACAGCCGCTGTTCACGCTCTCGGCGGCCGACGAGGCGCGGTTCCCCCGAGCGGTCGAGGCGCTCGAAGGCGCCTGGGAGATCGGCGACGAGGCTCCCGTCGGCGGGCCGATCGTCCGCGAGCGCATCACGGCGTGA
- a CDS encoding cytidine deaminase, with amino-acid sequence MTDIDWDELRQVAADAMTKAYAPYSRYRVGAAALVSDGRIVAGCNVENASYGVTLCAECALVGDLFMSGGGQLVAFVCVNNDGETIMPCGRCRQLLFEHAVPGMLLETVSGIRTIDEVLPDAFGPRDLEEAR; translated from the coding sequence ATGACGGACATCGACTGGGATGAGCTGCGCCAGGTCGCCGCGGATGCCATGACGAAGGCGTACGCGCCGTACTCGCGCTACCGCGTGGGGGCGGCGGCTCTCGTCAGCGACGGGCGGATCGTCGCCGGCTGCAACGTCGAGAACGCCTCGTACGGCGTCACGCTGTGCGCGGAGTGCGCGCTCGTGGGCGACCTGTTCATGTCCGGCGGCGGCCAGCTCGTCGCCTTCGTGTGCGTGAACAACGACGGCGAGACGATCATGCCCTGCGGCCGGTGCCGGCAGTTGCTGTTCGAGCACGCCGTACCCGGCATGCTGCTGGAGACCGTCTCCGGCATCCGCACGATCGACGAGGTGCTGCCCGACGCGTTCGGGCCGCGCGACCTGGAGGAAGCACGATGA
- a CDS encoding ABC transporter permease translates to MSLVQTEAADGTVQLATVRERRLKAPISLAVVTALLAVLFLAVPRSGTSTFRLGDRTSAFELPDVGLPTAPTFWVVFAVLVVLTVGAFLRAWTYRAPSIWLIVTYGVLAVFAFLVWAAAGGLVPVTSLLFGAVSLSVPLVFGALGGVIGERAGVVNVAIEGQLLLGAFSAALLSSITGNPFVGLIGAMIGGVLVASVLAAFAIKYLVEQVIVGVVLNVLVTGLTGFLYGALLAPNEGELNTPERFSRIEIPVLSDIPIIGPVLFNQTFIVYLMFITVAVVAWGLYRTKWGLRLRAVGEHPQAADTVGIRVNPTRFWNVLLAGAIAGIGGAYFTLVSVPQFGKEMTAGLGFIALAAVIFGRWDPIRATLAALLFGFATNLQNLLSILKTPIPGEFMLMLPYVVTLLAVAGFAGQIRGPAASGKPYVKS, encoded by the coding sequence ATGTCGCTCGTGCAGACCGAAGCCGCCGACGGCACGGTGCAGCTCGCCACCGTCCGGGAGCGCCGCCTCAAGGCGCCGATCAGCCTCGCGGTCGTCACCGCGCTGCTGGCGGTGCTCTTCCTCGCCGTGCCGCGCAGCGGCACCAGCACGTTCCGCCTCGGCGACCGCACGTCCGCGTTCGAGCTCCCCGACGTGGGGCTGCCCACCGCGCCGACCTTCTGGGTCGTCTTCGCCGTGCTCGTCGTCCTCACGGTCGGAGCGTTCCTCCGGGCCTGGACGTACCGTGCTCCGTCGATCTGGCTCATCGTGACCTACGGCGTGCTCGCGGTGTTCGCGTTCCTCGTCTGGGCCGCAGCGGGCGGTCTCGTGCCCGTCACGAGCCTGCTCTTCGGAGCCGTCTCGCTGTCGGTGCCCCTGGTCTTCGGCGCGCTCGGCGGCGTCATCGGCGAACGCGCCGGCGTGGTCAACGTCGCGATCGAGGGGCAGCTGCTCCTCGGCGCGTTCTCGGCCGCGCTGCTGTCCAGCATCACGGGGAACCCGTTCGTCGGTCTGATCGGTGCGATGATCGGTGGTGTGCTCGTCGCGAGCGTGCTGGCGGCCTTCGCGATCAAGTATCTCGTCGAGCAGGTGATCGTCGGTGTCGTGCTCAACGTGCTCGTAACAGGGCTCACGGGCTTCCTGTACGGCGCACTGCTCGCGCCGAACGAGGGCGAGCTCAACACCCCCGAGCGCTTCTCCCGTATCGAGATCCCGGTGCTGAGCGACATCCCGATCATCGGCCCCGTGCTGTTCAACCAGACGTTCATCGTGTACCTCATGTTCATCACCGTCGCGGTCGTCGCGTGGGGCCTCTACCGCACGAAGTGGGGTCTCCGGCTGCGCGCCGTGGGCGAGCACCCGCAGGCGGCGGACACGGTGGGCATCCGCGTCAACCCGACGAGGTTCTGGAACGTGCTGCTCGCGGGCGCGATCGCCGGCATCGGCGGCGCGTACTTCACCCTGGTCTCGGTTCCGCAGTTCGGCAAGGAGATGACCGCGGGCCTCGGCTTCATCGCCCTCGCCGCCGTGATCTTCGGACGCTGGGATCCGATCCGCGCGACCCTCGCCGCCCTGCTCTTCGGGTTCGCGACGAACCTCCAGAACCTGCTGTCCATCCTCAAGACGCCGATCCCCGGCGAGTTCATGCTCATGCTCCCGTACGTGGTCACGCTGCTCGCGGTCGCCGGCTTCGCCGGACAGATCCGGGGTCCCGCCGCCAGCGGCAAGCCGTACGTCAAGTCGTAG